One window of Corynebacterium sp. P3-F1 genomic DNA carries:
- the glmU gene encoding bifunctional UDP-N-acetylglucosamine diphosphorylase/glucosamine-1-phosphate N-acetyltransferase GlmU, producing the protein MPNHSECAVVVLAAGAGTRMKSTTQKTLHEIGGRSLLSHSLHAAAGLSPAHLVAVVGHQRDQVSPAVEAIAEDMQTSILQAVQEEQNGTGHAVQVGLGAIPEFNGTVVVTNGDVPLLRAETLEALVDKHESAEAAVTVLSLEFDDPTGYGRIIRDTDGNVREIVEEKDANDEQRAVTEVNSGVFAFDGSVLRDALTRINSDNAQGELYITDVLGIAVNDGRTVTAFTAPDSRELAGVNDRVQLASAGKELNRRLVEQAMRGGATIIDPDTTWIGVDVEIGQDVTIHPNTQLWGSTVIGDGAVVGPDTTLTDFEVGERATVVRTQGELGVVGPEATVGPFTYIRPGTKLGARGKLGGFVEAKNAEIGEGSKVPHLTYVGDATVGCESNIGASSVFVNYDGVNKHRTTIGDHCRTGSDTMFVAPVNVGDGAYTGAGTVVTKDVPAGALAVKEGHQRNIEGWVEQNRPGTAAAEASQRARESELKGDTTNDR; encoded by the coding sequence GTGCCTAACCATTCCGAGTGCGCCGTCGTCGTTCTGGCGGCTGGTGCCGGAACCCGCATGAAGTCGACCACGCAGAAGACGCTCCACGAGATTGGGGGCCGTAGCCTGCTGTCCCACTCGCTGCATGCGGCGGCTGGGCTCTCCCCCGCTCATCTCGTGGCGGTGGTCGGCCACCAGCGCGACCAAGTTTCCCCGGCGGTGGAGGCGATTGCGGAGGACATGCAAACGAGCATTCTCCAGGCCGTCCAGGAGGAGCAGAACGGCACCGGCCACGCCGTTCAAGTCGGCCTCGGTGCAATCCCAGAGTTCAACGGAACCGTGGTGGTCACCAACGGCGATGTGCCGCTGTTGAGGGCTGAGACGCTGGAGGCGCTCGTCGATAAGCATGAAAGCGCTGAAGCCGCTGTGACCGTTCTGTCCCTGGAATTCGACGACCCGACGGGCTACGGACGCATCATCCGCGACACCGACGGCAACGTGCGCGAAATCGTCGAGGAGAAGGACGCAAACGACGAGCAGCGCGCCGTCACCGAGGTGAACTCCGGGGTCTTCGCGTTCGACGGCTCCGTTCTCCGCGACGCGCTAACCCGCATCAATTCCGACAACGCCCAGGGTGAGCTCTACATCACCGATGTACTCGGCATCGCAGTGAACGACGGCCGCACGGTCACCGCTTTCACTGCCCCCGATTCCCGCGAGCTCGCGGGCGTCAACGACCGCGTCCAGCTCGCGTCAGCCGGCAAAGAGCTCAACCGCCGCCTGGTCGAGCAGGCCATGCGCGGCGGCGCCACCATCATCGACCCGGACACCACCTGGATCGGCGTCGACGTAGAAATCGGTCAGGACGTGACCATTCACCCGAACACCCAACTGTGGGGCTCGACCGTCATCGGTGACGGGGCCGTGGTCGGACCAGACACCACCCTCACCGACTTCGAGGTCGGAGAACGCGCGACGGTCGTGCGCACGCAAGGCGAGCTCGGCGTTGTCGGCCCAGAGGCGACCGTTGGACCCTTCACCTACATCCGTCCCGGCACGAAGCTCGGCGCCCGCGGCAAGCTCGGCGGTTTCGTGGAGGCCAAGAACGCCGAGATCGGCGAGGGCTCCAAGGTGCCGCACCTCACCTACGTCGGCGACGCCACCGTCGGCTGCGAGTCCAATATCGGGGCTTCAAGCGTCTTCGTCAACTACGACGGCGTGAACAAGCACCGCACCACCATCGGCGACCACTGCCGGACCGGTTCGGACACAATGTTCGTCGCCCCCGTCAATGTCGGCGATGGCGCGTACACCGGCGCGGGTACAGTGGTGACTAAAGATGTGCCCGCAGGCGCCCTCGCCGTCAAGGAAGGACACCAGCGCAACATCGAAGGCTGGGTGGAGCAAAACCGCCCCGGCACCGCCGCGGCCGAAGCTTCCCAGCGCGCACGCGAGAGTGAACTGAAAGGTGACACCACCAATGACCGGTAA
- a CDS encoding MFS transporter, with the protein MTSPFPNEERNARRFIWSNGLQNIGDQIVAPKTVLPWLFTAAGVPSAFTSFLVPIRESGSMLPQFALSPWVTSAASRKRVWLIGSWGQAIAAALIAVAAMFLNGAALGIAVLVLLAIQALFRAICSIAGKDVQGRTISKGHRGDITGRATALGGAFTLAVGLGLTFLPNDLPHWVLVTLLGAGASTWAFASLVFTGIKEPESDPDDNAATHGFRQMWQLIKGDRDLQKFLVVRSLMLVTALSTPFIVMLAHEQGADLTGLGSFIIASGGAALIGGRVSGWWSDKSSKAAMGWAAGAASTVLVLLVLSARLAPETINAWVMPIGFFLVNLAHTTVRVSRKTYLVDMTEGDNRTLITGVSNTAMGLMLLIAGAITSIVASFGTQTALIFLAVLGYAGVIGARNLREVSAGAA; encoded by the coding sequence ATGACATCCCCCTTTCCGAACGAGGAGCGCAACGCGCGCCGCTTCATCTGGTCCAACGGACTGCAGAACATCGGCGACCAGATCGTGGCCCCGAAAACCGTGCTGCCGTGGCTGTTCACCGCTGCCGGTGTGCCGTCCGCGTTCACCTCTTTTCTCGTTCCTATCCGCGAATCGGGCTCGATGCTGCCCCAATTCGCGCTCAGTCCGTGGGTGACCTCGGCGGCCTCCCGCAAACGGGTGTGGTTGATCGGCTCCTGGGGGCAGGCCATCGCGGCAGCGCTCATCGCCGTCGCCGCAATGTTCTTGAACGGGGCGGCGCTCGGGATCGCCGTCCTGGTGCTGCTCGCCATCCAAGCTCTCTTCCGCGCAATTTGTTCGATTGCGGGCAAGGACGTGCAGGGGCGGACAATTTCTAAGGGGCACCGGGGCGACATCACGGGGCGTGCGACGGCATTGGGCGGCGCCTTCACCCTGGCGGTGGGCCTCGGCCTGACGTTCTTGCCTAATGATCTGCCCCACTGGGTCCTTGTCACGCTGCTGGGCGCCGGAGCATCCACGTGGGCGTTCGCTTCGCTCGTGTTCACCGGTATCAAGGAACCGGAGTCGGACCCGGACGACAACGCAGCAACCCATGGCTTCCGACAGATGTGGCAGCTAATCAAGGGTGACCGGGACCTGCAGAAATTCTTGGTCGTCCGTTCGTTAATGCTGGTCACCGCTCTTTCCACGCCCTTCATTGTCATGCTTGCGCACGAGCAAGGCGCTGATCTGACGGGGCTGGGCAGCTTCATCATCGCCTCCGGCGGCGCGGCACTCATCGGCGGGCGCGTCTCCGGCTGGTGGTCCGATAAATCGTCCAAGGCCGCAATGGGCTGGGCCGCCGGCGCCGCCTCCACGGTGTTGGTTCTGCTGGTGCTGTCCGCACGCCTCGCCCCCGAAACAATCAACGCCTGGGTCATGCCTATCGGCTTCTTCTTGGTCAACCTCGCGCACACCACTGTGCGGGTGAGCCGAAAGACCTACCTGGTGGACATGACGGAGGGCGACAACCGAACCCTCATCACCGGCGTCTCCAACACAGCCATGGGTCTCATGCTGCTCATCGCCGGCGCAATCACTTCGATCGTGGCGAGCTTTGGCACCCAAACCGCGCTGATCTTCCTGGCGGTACTCGGCTACGCGGGTGTGATCGGAGCGCGGAACCTCCGTGAAGTCTCGGCAGGAGCCGCGTAG
- a CDS encoding multicopper oxidase family protein, whose product MGGETKSTRTVRPLPIPPLYEGTLDGKVRRFELTAQEGEYEILPGTATKTWGFNGPFLGPMLYMRRGEQIDMTVHNELPVPTVVHWHGLHLPATADGGPALMFGPGESWSPAWTVEQPASTCWYHPHPHEESAPHAYRGLAGGIVLDDDTAAIPGLPSDYGVDDIPLIVRDAHFTDDGQLDEDNGWLGDTLVVNGITNPRFEATTRRLRLRILNGSVMRFLHLTLGVPFQIVATDQGFLESPVEVESILLTSGERVEIVVDLEPGQDLLLRSSSVPNYAGLPDKDTAETFRVTDEFDVLEIAAPPENAPTYPPLPETLVEFEEPETPTVTREFRMKDMEINGKKMDMSRVDEVVDHRGTEAWRVTNDNADKLHNFHIHNARFLVEEVHGGELEFTSGWHDTINVPPGGAVTLLVEMGYYPDPTLAYMYHCHMLNHEDQGMMGQYVIVEPGQQPNLRG is encoded by the coding sequence ATGGGCGGCGAAACAAAATCCACGAGGACGGTGCGGCCGTTGCCCATCCCGCCCCTCTACGAAGGCACCCTCGACGGTAAGGTCCGACGATTTGAGCTGACGGCGCAGGAGGGCGAGTACGAGATTCTGCCCGGCACCGCGACGAAGACGTGGGGTTTCAACGGACCGTTCCTCGGCCCGATGCTGTACATGCGCCGCGGCGAGCAGATCGACATGACGGTGCACAACGAATTGCCCGTGCCCACCGTGGTGCACTGGCACGGCCTGCATCTTCCGGCGACGGCGGACGGGGGGCCGGCGCTGATGTTCGGGCCGGGCGAGTCCTGGTCGCCCGCGTGGACGGTTGAGCAGCCGGCGTCGACGTGCTGGTACCACCCGCACCCGCACGAGGAATCAGCACCCCACGCCTACCGCGGTCTTGCAGGGGGCATTGTGCTAGACGACGACACCGCCGCCATCCCCGGCCTCCCCTCTGACTACGGGGTGGACGACATCCCCTTGATCGTCAGAGACGCTCACTTCACCGACGACGGCCAACTCGACGAGGACAACGGCTGGCTCGGTGACACACTGGTTGTCAACGGGATCACCAATCCGCGCTTTGAGGCGACAACCCGGCGGCTGCGCCTGCGCATCCTCAACGGCTCGGTCATGCGTTTTCTCCACCTGACACTTGGCGTGCCGTTTCAGATCGTGGCGACCGATCAGGGCTTTTTGGAATCCCCAGTGGAGGTAGAGTCGATCCTGCTCACCTCCGGCGAGCGTGTGGAGATCGTGGTGGATCTCGAGCCCGGACAGGACCTCCTGCTGCGCAGTAGCAGCGTGCCGAACTACGCCGGCCTCCCCGACAAGGACACAGCAGAGACCTTCCGGGTGACCGATGAATTCGATGTGCTCGAGATCGCGGCGCCGCCGGAGAACGCCCCTACTTATCCGCCGTTGCCCGAGACGCTCGTCGAATTCGAGGAACCGGAGACTCCCACTGTCACGCGTGAATTCCGCATGAAAGACATGGAGATCAACGGCAAGAAGATGGACATGTCGCGCGTGGACGAGGTGGTCGACCACCGGGGCACCGAGGCGTGGCGGGTGACGAATGACAACGCCGATAAGCTGCACAATTTCCACATCCACAACGCCCGCTTCTTGGTGGAGGAGGTCCATGGCGGTGAGCTGGAGTTCACCTCGGGATGGCACGACACCATCAACGTTCCGCCCGGCGGTGCGGTGACGCTTCTGGTGGAGATGGGCTACTACCCGGATCCCACATTGGCGTATATGTACCACTGCCACATGCTCAACCACGAGGACCAGGGAATGATGGGGCAGTACGTCATCGTCGAACCGGGCCAGCAGCCGAACCTGCGCGGTTAA
- a CDS encoding multicopper oxidase family protein gives MLLATAATAAACAGPGGVRFQQATPEGAKEDFRDLPIPELYEGELDGTTRRFELTAQSGQAEILPGTMTHTWGFNGAWLGPTLYMRRGEHIEMAVHNNVREPTVVHWHGLHLPAAADGGPALIFDPGQAWEPTWDVDQPAATCWYHPHPHNKSGLHAYRGLAGGLIVADDESDALDLPHDYGVDDIPVIITDAKFGAGGQLDESFDPDYGLLGDTPLINGITKPQFTATTRRVRLRLVNGATMRFHHLVVGKPFQVIATDQGLLDAPVEADGILLSPGERAEILVDLEPGKDLMLRSDGVPDGGGLPKEDAANGFGLRDTFNLLKITGPDESAPEVGEVPGMLVGVDKPDVSGAPERELALSGFEINGQTMDMNRVDLVIDHDGPEIWRVTNENTDWPHNFHIHNARFMVESVERGDVAFTRGWHDTIYIPPGATATLLVEFGHYPDPSLAYMYHCHMLYHEDQGMMGQYVIVEPGQQPALGAHAGH, from the coding sequence ATGCTTCTCGCCACCGCCGCAACTGCGGCAGCGTGCGCGGGGCCGGGCGGGGTCCGCTTCCAGCAGGCCACGCCGGAAGGCGCGAAAGAGGATTTCCGCGATTTGCCGATCCCGGAGCTCTACGAGGGCGAGTTGGACGGCACCACCCGGCGGTTCGAGCTGACCGCGCAGTCCGGACAGGCGGAGATCCTGCCCGGAACGATGACGCATACGTGGGGTTTCAACGGCGCGTGGCTCGGCCCGACTCTTTACATGCGGCGCGGCGAGCACATCGAAATGGCTGTGCATAACAACGTCCGGGAGCCAACTGTCGTTCACTGGCATGGCCTCCACCTGCCAGCGGCCGCGGACGGCGGCCCCGCTCTCATTTTCGACCCCGGGCAGGCCTGGGAGCCGACCTGGGATGTGGACCAGCCGGCGGCGACTTGCTGGTACCACCCGCACCCGCACAACAAATCTGGTTTGCACGCCTACCGTGGCCTCGCCGGCGGACTCATTGTCGCCGATGACGAATCTGACGCGCTTGATCTACCGCACGACTACGGGGTCGACGATATTCCCGTGATCATCACCGACGCGAAATTCGGCGCGGGCGGACAACTCGACGAGTCTTTCGATCCCGACTACGGGTTGCTCGGGGACACGCCGTTGATCAACGGCATCACCAAACCCCAATTCACCGCAACTACGCGCCGGGTGCGCCTCCGCCTAGTCAACGGCGCCACCATGCGCTTCCACCACCTTGTCGTGGGGAAGCCGTTCCAGGTCATCGCAACAGACCAGGGTCTGCTGGACGCGCCGGTGGAAGCCGACGGCATCCTGCTCAGCCCCGGGGAACGCGCCGAGATCCTTGTGGACCTCGAGCCCGGCAAGGACCTCATGCTCCGCAGCGACGGTGTTCCCGACGGCGGCGGCCTGCCTAAGGAGGATGCCGCCAACGGCTTCGGTCTGCGCGACACCTTCAACCTGTTGAAAATCACCGGACCGGATGAGAGCGCGCCCGAGGTGGGGGAGGTGCCGGGGATGCTGGTGGGCGTCGATAAGCCTGATGTTTCGGGTGCACCTGAGCGCGAGTTGGCGCTGAGCGGATTCGAGATCAACGGGCAGACAATGGACATGAACCGCGTCGACTTGGTCATCGACCACGACGGCCCAGAGATCTGGCGGGTGACCAACGAGAACACCGATTGGCCGCACAACTTCCACATTCACAACGCGCGGTTCATGGTGGAATCCGTCGAACGCGGCGACGTGGCATTCACCCGCGGCTGGCACGACACCATTTATATTCCGCCTGGTGCGACTGCGACGCTACTCGTCGAATTCGGGCACTACCCAGACCCGAGCTTGGCGTATATGTACCACTGCCACATGCTCTATCACGAGGATCAGGGAATGATGGGGCAGTACGTCATCGTCGAACCGGGGCAGCAGCCTGCTCTCGGCGCGCACGCGGGGCACTAA
- the mfd gene encoding transcription-repair coupling factor produces the protein MADQPQDIPMLAGVLTQAMTDPKLKGLSKRVGEPSLHVTGIDQVRPWAAATIARKTPVLLVTATGHEAEDLAAELGALLGSERVALMPAYETLPHERLSPAADIVGARNKVLHGLNETSVVVASARATCQPVLPTISPIVVEHGQEYDFEELTASLTSFAYDHVDMVSGRGEFATRGGIIDVFPTTAEHPVRIEFWGDEVTDLRTFAVADQRTIDDIARAELHPARQLLIDDSVKASAASLAQAHPGNRTLVELLTRISDGSYADGMEALIPALTSSPFSVLPELMPAGSVVLVTSPEKVRTRISDLQATDQEFLEAGWEAAAMGADGPVAAEGLDVSASSYRSFESLEVSAREAGNAWWTFAPPGMFAAGEDDAVTLPLEFEPAPAPKGDPKQIEALYGQVKLHLQGGGRAAFVAPAKGTVDRMAERLRENGVSARVATPGLEPVDGQVTLYQALSHAGLTFPGPGLVVFTETDVTGNRVGDIAGAKRRAPRRRNRVDPLALKPGDYVVHDTHGIGRFVKMAERTIGTGEDSSRREYIVLEYQPAKRGQPADQLWVPMESLDLLSKYSGGEQPSLSKMGGSDWKNTKRKARAAVREIAGELVQLYAKRASAPGHAFAADSPWQIEMEDNFPFVETEDQMAAIEAVKSDMEKPTPMDRVIVGDVGFGKTEVAVRAAFKAVQDGKQVAVLVPTTLLAQQHFSTFSQRMDGFGVEIRELSRFTTAADAKKIMAGLADGSVDVVIGTHRLLQTGVQWKNLGLIIVDEEQRFGVEHKEHIKALKSHVDVLTMTATPIPRTLEMSLTGIREMTSITTPPEDRHPVLTYVGPQEDKQVAAAIRRELLRDGQVFYIHNKVSDIEKTARHLRTLVPEARIVVAHGQMGEQLLEQTVQGFWSREYDVLVCTTIVETGLDIANANTLIVENAQNMGLSQLHQLRGRVGRSRERGYAYFLYPKDKVLTETSYDRLATIAQNNDLGAGIAVAQKDLEMRGAGNVLGAEQSGHIAGVGFDMYVRLVGEAVETYKALMSGDVVDATDQGPKEIRIDLPVDAHIPETYINSERLRLESYRKLAAARDDAELDRVSDELVDRFGEMPEEVQRLFAVARLRHQARRAGVADITMQGTRLKFHPVDMPDSKQVRLKRLYPGSNYRAAAKALQVPFPREGGAKKALNAPNLRDEELLQWIADFLSQMFDIEEISVRGAAAEKPSKKRVFSVSE, from the coding sequence ATGGCTGACCAACCGCAAGATATTCCGATGCTCGCCGGGGTACTCACCCAGGCGATGACGGACCCCAAGTTGAAGGGGCTGAGCAAGCGGGTGGGGGAGCCGTCGCTCCACGTGACGGGCATCGACCAGGTTCGTCCGTGGGCGGCCGCGACGATCGCGCGGAAAACACCTGTTCTGCTGGTCACTGCCACCGGGCACGAAGCGGAAGATCTCGCGGCGGAGCTCGGGGCGTTGCTCGGGTCCGAGCGTGTGGCGCTCATGCCGGCTTACGAGACGCTGCCGCACGAGCGTTTGTCGCCCGCCGCCGACATCGTCGGTGCGCGCAACAAGGTGCTCCACGGATTGAACGAGACCTCGGTCGTGGTGGCATCCGCGCGCGCCACCTGCCAGCCGGTTCTGCCGACTATTTCGCCGATCGTGGTCGAGCACGGGCAAGAGTACGACTTTGAAGAGCTCACCGCCTCGCTGACGTCTTTCGCGTACGACCATGTGGACATGGTCTCGGGCCGCGGCGAATTCGCGACACGCGGCGGCATCATCGATGTGTTCCCGACCACGGCCGAGCACCCGGTGCGCATTGAATTCTGGGGCGACGAAGTCACGGACCTGCGCACGTTCGCTGTCGCCGACCAGCGCACCATCGACGACATCGCTCGCGCCGAGCTGCATCCAGCGCGCCAATTGCTTATCGACGACTCCGTCAAGGCTTCCGCCGCCTCCCTCGCCCAAGCCCACCCCGGCAACCGGACCCTGGTCGAGCTGCTCACCCGCATTTCCGACGGCAGTTACGCCGACGGGATGGAAGCGCTCATCCCGGCGCTGACATCGTCCCCGTTCTCTGTGCTGCCTGAGCTCATGCCGGCCGGCTCGGTGGTGCTGGTGACCTCGCCGGAGAAGGTGCGCACCCGCATTTCCGACCTGCAGGCCACCGACCAGGAATTCCTCGAGGCCGGTTGGGAAGCCGCCGCAATGGGGGCGGACGGTCCCGTCGCCGCGGAAGGCTTGGATGTGTCGGCTAGCTCGTACCGTTCCTTCGAATCCCTCGAGGTCTCCGCCCGCGAAGCGGGCAACGCGTGGTGGACATTCGCACCTCCCGGCATGTTCGCCGCCGGCGAGGACGACGCTGTGACCTTGCCCCTCGAATTCGAGCCGGCGCCTGCGCCGAAGGGCGACCCGAAGCAGATCGAGGCGCTCTACGGGCAAGTGAAGCTGCACTTGCAGGGCGGCGGCCGCGCCGCATTCGTCGCGCCAGCCAAGGGCACCGTGGACCGCATGGCGGAGCGGCTCCGCGAAAACGGTGTGTCCGCGCGTGTGGCGACACCGGGGCTCGAACCCGTCGACGGCCAAGTCACCCTGTACCAGGCCCTTTCCCACGCCGGCCTGACCTTCCCCGGCCCGGGCCTAGTCGTGTTCACTGAGACAGACGTGACCGGCAACCGTGTCGGCGACATTGCCGGTGCCAAGCGCCGTGCCCCGCGTCGCCGCAACCGCGTTGACCCGCTGGCCCTCAAACCCGGCGATTACGTGGTGCACGACACTCACGGCATCGGCCGCTTTGTCAAAATGGCCGAACGCACGATCGGCACCGGCGAGGATTCCTCGCGCCGCGAGTACATCGTCCTCGAGTACCAGCCCGCCAAACGCGGCCAGCCCGCCGACCAGCTGTGGGTCCCCATGGAGTCCCTGGATCTGCTGAGCAAGTACTCGGGAGGGGAACAGCCGTCGCTAAGCAAAATGGGCGGCTCCGACTGGAAGAACACCAAGAGGAAAGCCCGCGCGGCCGTGCGCGAAATCGCGGGCGAGCTCGTGCAGCTCTACGCTAAGCGCGCCTCCGCGCCGGGCCACGCGTTCGCGGCGGACTCACCGTGGCAGATCGAGATGGAGGACAATTTCCCCTTCGTCGAGACCGAGGACCAGATGGCCGCGATCGAGGCCGTCAAGTCCGACATGGAAAAGCCGACGCCGATGGACCGCGTCATCGTGGGCGACGTCGGTTTCGGCAAGACCGAGGTAGCTGTGCGCGCCGCCTTCAAGGCTGTCCAAGACGGAAAGCAGGTCGCGGTGCTCGTGCCCACGACTCTGCTGGCGCAGCAGCATTTCTCCACGTTCAGCCAGCGCATGGACGGTTTCGGGGTGGAAATCCGCGAGCTGTCCCGATTCACCACCGCCGCCGACGCGAAGAAGATCATGGCGGGGCTTGCCGACGGCTCCGTCGACGTCGTCATCGGCACCCACCGCCTCCTGCAGACCGGCGTGCAATGGAAAAACCTGGGCCTAATCATCGTCGACGAGGAGCAGCGCTTCGGCGTCGAGCACAAGGAGCACATCAAGGCGCTCAAATCGCATGTCGACGTCCTCACCATGACCGCGACCCCGATTCCGCGCACGCTGGAGATGTCGCTGACCGGCATCCGGGAAATGACCTCCATCACCACGCCGCCGGAGGACCGCCACCCGGTGCTTACGTACGTGGGACCGCAGGAAGACAAACAAGTCGCCGCCGCCATCAGGCGCGAGCTGCTTCGCGACGGCCAGGTTTTCTACATCCACAACAAAGTCTCCGACATCGAGAAGACTGCCCGGCACCTGCGCACCCTCGTCCCGGAAGCGCGCATCGTCGTCGCCCACGGCCAGATGGGGGAGCAGCTTCTCGAACAGACGGTGCAGGGCTTCTGGAGCCGCGAGTACGACGTGCTCGTGTGCACCACCATCGTGGAGACCGGCCTGGACATCGCCAACGCCAACACCTTGATTGTGGAGAACGCCCAGAACATGGGCTTGTCCCAGCTGCACCAGCTGCGCGGCCGCGTCGGCCGTTCACGCGAGCGCGGCTACGCCTATTTCCTGTACCCGAAAGACAAGGTGCTCACCGAGACGTCCTACGACCGGCTGGCCACGATCGCCCAGAACAACGATCTGGGTGCGGGCATCGCCGTCGCCCAGAAAGACCTGGAGATGCGCGGCGCCGGAAACGTCCTCGGCGCGGAGCAGTCCGGCCACATCGCCGGCGTCGGATTCGACATGTACGTCCGTCTCGTCGGCGAGGCCGTGGAGACCTACAAGGCGCTCATGTCCGGCGATGTCGTCGACGCCACCGACCAGGGGCCGAAGGAGATCCGCATCGACCTGCCCGTCGACGCGCACATCCCGGAGACCTACATCAACTCGGAGCGACTCCGCCTGGAGAGCTACCGCAAGCTCGCCGCAGCGCGTGACGATGCCGAACTCGATCGCGTCTCCGACGAGCTCGTCGACCGCTTCGGTGAGATGCCCGAGGAGGTCCAGCGGCTCTTCGCGGTCGCCCGCCTGCGCCACCAAGCCCGCCGCGCCGGGGTCGCCGACATCACCATGCAAGGCACCCGCCTGAAATTCCACCCGGTGGACATGCCCGATTCCAAGCAGGTGCGACTCAAGCGCCTGTACCCAGGGTCGAATTACCGCGCCGCGGCCAAAGCTCTCCAGGTGCCGTTCCCGCGCGAAGGCGGCGCGAAGAAAGCTCTCAACGCGCCGAACCTGCGCGACGAGGAGCTGCTGCAGTGGATCGCGGACTTCTTGAGCCAGATGTTCGACATCGAGGAGATCTCCGTCCGGGGCGCAGCAGCGGAAAAGCCGTCGAAGAAGCGGGTTTTCTCCGTCAGCGAGTAG
- a CDS encoding ABC transporter substrate-binding protein, which translates to MMRTRYLIVLLPFLLAACAQGDPLDTSGSEEAPTVEADAGTIVIGTANFPEAQIIGHIWAAALNDAGFEATVAPGIGSREVYLGALEEGTITVVPEYAGNLASFYAELPERADENAVRETLATSLPDTLELGEFSPAESADAYRVTAATAERGIRTIADLDKLDRITIAAPPEFAERRYGPPGLTTVYGIDPDKITVRPISDGGGPLTVQALAEGAADAANIFTTSPAITGKGEKPDLVILDDPLHLIPPQNVVPVIRAGELPPGALDVLNAIDAQLTTDDLAAMNQRNVGDERAEPGAIARDWVDSVRATR; encoded by the coding sequence ATGATGCGCACTCGGTACCTCATTGTGCTGCTTCCGTTCTTGCTCGCCGCGTGCGCTCAGGGTGACCCACTGGACACCTCGGGCTCAGAAGAAGCCCCGACCGTGGAGGCTGACGCGGGCACGATCGTCATCGGCACCGCCAATTTCCCGGAGGCGCAGATCATCGGGCACATTTGGGCCGCAGCTCTCAATGATGCCGGCTTCGAGGCCACCGTCGCCCCCGGCATCGGTTCCCGCGAGGTGTACCTCGGCGCGCTAGAGGAAGGAACCATCACCGTGGTGCCCGAATACGCCGGCAACCTCGCTTCTTTCTACGCCGAACTGCCGGAACGGGCCGACGAGAACGCGGTGCGCGAAACCCTTGCAACGTCTCTACCCGACACGTTGGAGCTGGGTGAATTCAGCCCCGCCGAATCCGCCGACGCCTACCGCGTCACCGCCGCCACAGCCGAGCGCGGCATCCGCACCATCGCCGATCTGGACAAACTCGACCGAATCACCATTGCCGCTCCCCCGGAATTCGCGGAACGCCGATACGGCCCGCCCGGCCTGACAACGGTGTACGGCATCGACCCGGACAAGATCACGGTCCGCCCGATCTCCGACGGCGGCGGACCGCTCACCGTCCAAGCGCTCGCGGAGGGCGCGGCGGATGCAGCGAATATCTTCACTACCTCGCCGGCGATCACGGGCAAGGGCGAAAAACCGGATCTGGTCATTCTCGACGACCCGCTGCACCTCATCCCACCTCAAAACGTCGTGCCCGTGATCCGCGCCGGGGAGCTGCCGCCGGGCGCCCTTGATGTTCTCAACGCCATCGACGCCCAGCTGACCACCGACGATCTCGCCGCAATGAATCAGCGCAATGTCGGCGACGAACGCGCCGAGCCCGGCGCGATCGCTCGGGACTGGGTGGATTCGGTGCGGGCTACTCGCTGA
- a CDS encoding ABC transporter permease codes for MQPLIDAFVYLTTPSHWTGPTGFGMRILEHLGYTALAVLAAALIAVPIGVAVGHSRRGANAVVAVSGALRALPELGLLTWLAISLPRGISWPIVPSVIVLVLLAVAPLLAGIVAGFDSVERDVVHSARAAGYSEKQILRIVELPLAAPVMLGGLRSCVVQVLATATVVAYIGLGGLGRYLIDGLAVQDYARMVAGAVVVTLLALVVDLLLAALQRWVTPKGLNVKENA; via the coding sequence GTGCAGCCGCTTATCGACGCCTTCGTTTACCTCACCACCCCCTCCCACTGGACCGGCCCCACCGGCTTTGGGATGCGCATCCTCGAGCACCTGGGGTACACCGCACTCGCGGTCCTGGCGGCCGCTCTCATCGCAGTGCCCATCGGTGTGGCTGTCGGGCACAGCCGGAGGGGCGCGAACGCTGTTGTCGCAGTTTCGGGCGCTCTGCGCGCACTGCCAGAGCTCGGGTTGTTGACGTGGTTGGCCATCTCGCTGCCGCGTGGAATCAGCTGGCCGATCGTGCCGTCAGTCATCGTGCTGGTGCTGCTGGCCGTTGCCCCACTGCTCGCCGGCATTGTTGCGGGCTTCGATTCCGTGGAGCGCGACGTCGTGCATTCGGCGCGCGCCGCCGGGTACAGCGAAAAGCAGATTTTGCGGATTGTCGAGCTGCCTCTGGCGGCCCCAGTGATGCTCGGCGGGCTGCGGTCGTGCGTGGTGCAAGTTCTGGCCACGGCGACTGTCGTGGCCTACATCGGTCTCGGAGGACTCGGCCGATACCTCATCGACGGGCTGGCGGTGCAGGATTATGCACGGATGGTGGCGGGGGCGGTCGTCGTCACGCTTCTCGCTCTGGTTGTGGATCTCTTGCTTGCAGCTTTGCAGCGGTGGGTGACACCCAAAGGTCTCAATGTGAAGGAGAACGCATGA